In Solanum pennellii chromosome 7, SPENNV200, the following are encoded in one genomic region:
- the LOC107024995 gene encoding uncharacterized protein LOC107024995, whose translation MDFIGPIEPTTLNGHRFILVDTDYFTKGVEAASYKSVTKKVVADFVRNNLIYRFRVPESIITDNGANLNSHLMREICEKFKVTHPNSTAYRYRTIVRTSTGATPYLLVYGTEVVIHAEVEIPSLRIIQEAELSNAEWYEYKGKFAPNWQGPYMVRKVLSGGALVMSEMDGTVWTKPVNSDVVKRYYV comes from the exons ATGGATTTCATCGGTCCGATAGAGCCAACCACCTTAAATGGACACAGATTCATTTTGGTTGATACTGATTATTTCACCAAAGGGGTGGAAGCAGCTTCTTACAAGTCagtaaccaagaaagttgtggctgattttgttcgcaacaattTGATATACAGATTTAGAGtgccagaatccatcattactgataatggtgcaaatctAAACAGTCACCTGATGAGAGAGATTTGTGAAAAGTTTAAGGTCACTCATCCAAATTCAACTGCTTATC GTTATCGAACGATTGTCAGAACATCGACTGGTGCTACTCCATACTTACTAGTATATGGAACAGAGGTAGTCATACATGCTGAAGTTGAGATACCGTCattgagaatcatccaagaagctgagttGAGTAATGCTGAATGG TACGAGTACAAAGGAAAGTTCGCACCGAACTGGCAAGGACCTTACATGGTTCGCaaagtattatctggaggtgctttggtcatgtcggagatggatggcaccgTATGGACTAAACCTGTCAACTCAGACgttgtcaagagatactacgtgTGA
- the LOC107024662 gene encoding 1-aminocyclopropane-1-carboxylate oxidase 1, whose amino-acid sequence MEMPVIDFSKLEGEERCATMSLLHQACEKWGFLMIENHGIDSYLMDNVKQFVNQHYEANMKKRFYESELPMSLEKNGNISNTDWESTFFVWHRPASNIYEIQGLSKELCKAVDDYIDQLIKLAENLSELMCENLGLAKSYIKEAFSGSKGPSVGTKAAIYPQCPRPDLVRGLREHTDAGGIILLLQDEQVPGLEFFKDGHWVNIPPSKNNRLFVNIGDQIEILTNGMYKSIRHRVMAEKDGNRLSIATFYNPAGDAIISPASKLLYPCHLRFQDYLNLYSKTKFAEKGPRFESAKRLANGH is encoded by the exons ATGGAGATGCCGGTTATCGACTTCAGTAAGCTAGAAGGTGAGGAAAGATGTGCAACCATGTCACTTCTCCATCAGGCTTGTGAGAAATGGGGCTTTTTAATG ATAGAGAATCATGGAATTGACAGTTACTTGATGGACAATGTGAAGCAGTTCGTGAATCAGCACTACGAAGCCAACATGAAGAAGCGATTCTATGAATCAGAGCTACCTATGAGCTTAGAAAAGAATGGAAACATCAGCAACACAGACTGGGAAAGCACATTCTTTGTTTGGCATCGTCCAGCTTCCAATATCTATGAGATTCAAGGTCTCTCAAAGGAACTTTG CAAAGCAGTAGATGACTATATTGATCAGTTGATCAAACTTGCAGAAAATCTTTCAGAACTAATGTGTGAGAACCTTGGCCTAGCGAAGAGTTACATCAAAGAAGCATTTTCAGGCAGCAAGGGTCCTTCTGTTGGAACAAAAGCAGCGATATATCCTCAATGTCCCCGCCCTGATTTGGTCAGGGGATTGCGCGAGCACACAGATGCTGGTGGTATCATTCTCTTACTCCAAGACGAACAAGTTCCAGGTCTGGAATTCTTCAAAGATGGGCATTGGGTGAACATTCCACCTTCAAAGAACAACAGACTTTTTGTAAACATAGGTGATCAAATCGAAATTTTGACCAACGGGATGTATAAGAGTATTCGACACCGAGTGATGGCTGAAAAGGATGGGAATAGACTTTCCATTGCCACCTTTTACAATCCTGCTGGTGACGCCATCATTTCTCCAGCATCAAAGCTCTTGTATCCCTGTCACCTCCGCTTTCAGGATTATCTGAATCTCTATTCCAAAACCAAATTTGCTGAAAAAGGCCCTAGATTTGAGTCTGCCAAAAGATTGGCCAATGGGCATTGA